The Candidatus Dependentiae bacterium genome contains the following window.
CAACACCATATGGTGAGCGAGGATAAAATGGTGTTAATTCTGTTTGTGGAATTTCTTGCACTTTCCCATACAGTTCACTGGTTGACGCTTGATAAAAACGAGTTTTATTGGTCAACCCTAAAATGCGAATCGCCTCCAAAATACGTAAGGTGCCTAATGCATCAACTTGTGCTGTATATTCCGGAAGTTCAAACGAAACGGCAACATGACTTTGAGCAGCTAAATTATAAATTTCATCCGGCTCAATCTCTTTTATTAATCGGATAATATTACTTGTATCGGTGATATCGCCATAATGTAATTCAAATCTGTTGTCCGGAGATTGATGTTTATCTCTATAGATGTGATCTAATCGTGGAGTATTGAATGATGAAGCTCGACGTTTGACCCCATGAACTTTATACCCTTTTTGTAATAACAGTTCAACTAAGTATGAACCATCTTGCCCGGTAACTCCGATGATCAATGCAACTTTGGCATGTATGGATATAACACCTAGTAACAACAATAAAACTAATTTAAACATACTTTTTTTCATTCTCATCCTTTTTTTTACCTTTGTCATCCTCGAAGAGGATCCAGGCTAAAATAACTTTCATTCAAAAAACTATTTTAGCTTATTTAAAATAAACTACTCTGCTTCAAATATATGAAATCGCTCACACCATTCAAGGGTTTTTTCAATCCCTGCTTTTAAATCGGTTTTTGCTTGCCATCCGAGTTCGGTCATTTTATCAACATTGAGCAGCTTACGCGGTGTTCCATCAGGCTTTGATCTGTCCCAAACAATTTCACCTTCAAAACCAACAACCTCTTTTATCATGTTGGTCAACTCGGAAATTGAAACATCAACACCGGTACCAATATTGACTATTTCACTGCCATCATATTGATTCATTAAGAAAATACAAGCATCAGCTAAATCTTCAACATACAAAAATTCACGAAATGGGGATCCTGTTCCCCAAGCAACAAATTCTTTTTGGCCACGCAACTTTGCAGTATAAACTTTACGCAATAATGCAGGCAAAACATGTGATGTTTCTAAATTAAAATTATCATTTGGTCCATATAAATTTGTCGGCATACATGCAATAAAATTTGTTTCATATTGACGATTATAAGCTTGGCACATTTTAATACCGGTTATTTTTGCAATTGCATACGGCTCATTTGTCCATTCCAGTTCACTGGTGAGTAAATACTCTTCTTTCATCGGTTGAGGACAATTGCGCGGATAAATACATGAAGAGCCTAAAAAGAGCATTTTTTTTACTTTAAAATGATACGATGCATGAATAATGTTCGATTGAATCATTACATTGTCATAAATAAATTCTGCTGGTTTGTCACGATTTGCCAAAATACCACCAACCTTTGCCGCACACATAAATACATAATCCGGACGCTCATGATGAAAAAATTTGTAAACTTCTTGTTGATTACGCAAATCAAGCTCATGGTGATTACGCGTTATGATATTAGAATAACCTTCATCTTTTAATTGACGTACAATTGCAGAACCAACCAATCCACGATGACCTGCAACATAAATTTTTGCTTTTTTATGCATCTCTGCTTGGCACGAAACTGCAGCAGTCAAACCTGCCATTACCATCGACAATCCTCTCTTCATCATATCTCCAATCTATAAGCTTTTAATAATGGGACATCTTAGCAATTGTTCCAAAAAGAGTAAAGAGCAGAAGGTACAAGTACCTTCTGCTCTTCGTTTTTATTTTTTGTGTCTATTTTGTATTAGTTATAATTTCTCCGACTATATCTAATACTATAATTCCAGCATAAACGGCAAAGATCGCTAATCCGGCTTTATAATAGACATCACGCCATTCATTATCTACCAATTCTTGAGTGCTCGGACTTATAAGATAAACTGCCTCGCCATTTTTAACCATTTCTTCTGTTTTTTCATCTACATAAAAAATATCTGTATCGATTGTATTTGCATGCAGTAATGAGATATTACCAAAAAAAAGTAAAAAACTTAAAAAAATAATTCGCAACATCAATGTCCCTTTTATACTAATGTCTTTAAAACTTTATTCATTGATTTTAGCTCTGAATTCATTTTAATGAACATCAAAACTGATAGCATCGTACCCCATGCGCATATTAAACCGGTCAACATTTGTACCGCTGAAACACGTGACAAAATACGCGTATATGCCAATTGAAGTTCAGATCTTTTATCTTTCTCAAAAATATTTTGAATTAAAGTTATCACTTTATCTTGCTCTGCTTGATCAATATTTTTTGCTTCTGCTGCATCCAATGGCGTTACCATACACATTATTAAACTTAAAAAAACAATGTTTTTTATATTTTTAATCATTATTAATCCAATACAGTTTTAAAATTTATTTATTCAAATTTATAGATTTCACCATAGCTAATACTCTGCTAATAATGCCTGGATTCAGTCTTGAAAAATCTTTTTTCATTTCCTGTACTCGACACAAAATCTGATCATAGCTTATTGTTGGATGAA
Protein-coding sequences here:
- a CDS encoding GDP-L-fucose synthase, with the protein product MHKKAKIYVAGHRGLVGSAIVRQLKDEGYSNIITRNHHELDLRNQQEVYKFFHHERPDYVFMCAAKVGGILANRDKPAEFIYDNVMIQSNIIHASYHFKVKKMLFLGSSCIYPRNCPQPMKEEYLLTSELEWTNEPYAIAKITGIKMCQAYNRQYETNFIACMPTNLYGPNDNFNLETSHVLPALLRKVYTAKLRGQKEFVAWGTGSPFREFLYVEDLADACIFLMNQYDGSEIVNIGTGVDVSISELTNMIKEVVGFEGEIVWDRSKPDGTPRKLLNVDKMTELGWQAKTDLKAGIEKTLEWCERFHIFEAE